Part of the Ignavibacterium album JCM 16511 genome, TAATTACAACAATAGGAAGGTTGGAAGAAGTAAAATCAACTTTAGAATTTTCATTTTGATTATTTTGCGGAAGAATAATCGTTACCGAAAGTAACAGAATTATTAAAGAGCCATTTAGATTTTTCATTTTAATAAAATCATTTTCCTGGTTTGAATAAAATTACCTGCCTGTAATTTATAGAAATAAATTCCACTTTGTAAATTGTATGTTGTAGTATTAAACTCGATTTCATATCTACCTGCCTCTCTGTATTCATCAAACAATGTGGCTAATTCTTTTCCAAGCACATCATAAACTTTTAAAGTTTGATGACTGCCAATCGGAGATTGCCATCTGATTTTTGTAACTGGATTAAAAGGATTGGGAAAGTTCTGATGAAGCTCGAATTCGAATGGTTGGAATATTTCTTCAACATCAGTTGAGACCAGATTAAATTCAATATGACTAAAATTAAATCCACCATTATAAAACCTTGCTTCTAGTTGATGTGTTCCTGCAGGAATAAAAATATTATTAAGAGGCACAAGCTGCCAGTTTTGCCATCCGCCAGTGTTAGGAACATTTACTATTGAACCTAAAACCTGTCCGTTTAATCGCAGAAGAATTTGACCATTTGAATTTGGTGAAGACAGATTGATATTGAGATTATAAGTTCCACTTTGATTAACACTGACTGTATACTTCAGCCATTCTCCGTTTTCAATCCAACCAACATTATAGCCATTCGAACCGAAATCACTACAGGATTCAATATCCACACCATCATTCCTATACTGAGAGCCATTGTTCCAATTACCACCGCCTACATTCTGATAGTCAAGATCATAATAAGCTGTATTCCATTTACCCATATCATAATCAGTTGCATAAACAGTACCGGGAATTTCATTTGTTGCAAAAGGTTTATTCTGGGTATTGAAAGGTTGACGCATCAAAGCATCAATCACATCTTTATGATATTCACACATTTCAAGTTTTAAATTATTGGCTTGTGTCATCAAAGCATTAAAAGCATAAGATGCTGAAGGACGTGGACCTTGCCCGCTCCAATAATTAAGCAAAGTTTGATACAGGGGAGAAAGAACAGCAGAAAGAGGTCCGGCGATTGATTGAATTTTTTTATGAGGCCACCAGGCCCATCCGATATTGTTGGTCTTCATAAGTTCAACACAATCTGTGAACCATTTATTAGAATTCTCCCCTGTTTCACCTAACCACAGAGGTCTGTTTGTATTATTTCTTAAGTCAATTAAATATTGAATACTTCCCTGATTGTTTGCATTCCAGTATTTGTGAAAACTGTAAACCATATTATCATCCCACGGAGGAGTAAGTCCGTTAAAATCTGTTGCGAACCAGTTACCTTCAATAAAAATAATATGATTGGTATCAACCGTTCTTATTGTATCAGTAATTCTTATATAAAGATCTCTCAATGGTTGATTATTCGGCGGAAGATTCCATTTAGGTTCGTTAAGAAGATCATAACCACCAATCCATTGTTTATCTTTATAGCGCTCAGCAATTTTTCTCCATATCTGAACTGCTAAAGTTTTATTTTGATCACTCTCCCAAAGAGATGGAAATGCAGGGTTGTAATCACTAATATTTTCGTCACTCTGTCCGCCTGGTGCTGCATGCATATCAAGTATAAGATAAATCTGATTTGCTTCGCACCAGGTAAGAAGTGAATCAAGAATTTCAAATCCTTTATTCAGAAATACTGGTGGATTGGAATTGACTGCAAAAAGATTATAATGAAAAGGAAGTCTGATTGAATTGAATCCCCAGCTTTTAATCGAATCAATATCAATTTTTCTTACATAATTATTTCTGTAAGCTTCATAAAATATTTCAGTGTTTGCCTCACCAATAAGATCAACTATCCGTTCTCTTATCTGCCACTGAGCATTAGCAAAGCCGGAAGTATGTAGCATATAACCTTCCTGAAGAAGCCATCCACCAAGCCCGATTCCTTTCAGATAAACTTCCTGTCCGTTTCCATTCACTATTATCTTGTTATCAACTTTCAGAAATTCCTGAGAATAAATCTCTGTAAATGATAAAAGTAAAATTGCAATTATCGTTGATCCGTTATAGAAATTTCTTTTTATGAAATTAAAAACACGCATATCAATACTTTCGGCTTTTATTCAACAAAAAAGTTCTTTTTCAAATCTCCTATCAAAACGATAAACTCTCCGGGTTCAACTATTCTTTTGTTATCAATTCCGATGAAAGAAAGATGC contains:
- a CDS encoding cellulase family glycosylhydrolase: MRVFNFIKRNFYNGSTIIAILLLSFTEIYSQEFLKVDNKIIVNGNGQEVYLKGIGLGGWLLQEGYMLHTSGFANAQWQIRERIVDLIGEANTEIFYEAYRNNYVRKIDIDSIKSWGFNSIRLPFHYNLFAVNSNPPVFLNKGFEILDSLLTWCEANQIYLILDMHAAPGGQSDENISDYNPAFPSLWESDQNKTLAVQIWRKIAERYKDKQWIGGYDLLNEPKWNLPPNNQPLRDLYIRITDTIRTVDTNHIIFIEGNWFATDFNGLTPPWDDNMVYSFHKYWNANNQGSIQYLIDLRNNTNRPLWLGETGENSNKWFTDCVELMKTNNIGWAWWPHKKIQSIAGPLSAVLSPLYQTLLNYWSGQGPRPSASYAFNALMTQANNLKLEMCEYHKDVIDALMRQPFNTQNKPFATNEIPGTVYATDYDMGKWNTAYYDLDYQNVGGGNWNNGSQYRNDGVDIESCSDFGSNGYNVGWIENGEWLKYTVSVNQSGTYNLNINLSSPNSNGQILLRLNGQVLGSIVNVPNTGGWQNWQLVPLNNIFIPAGTHQLEARFYNGGFNFSHIEFNLVSTDVEEIFQPFEFELHQNFPNPFNPVTKIRWQSPIGSHQTLKVYDVLGKELATLFDEYREAGRYEIEFNTTTYNLQSGIYFYKLQAGNFIQTRKMILLK